CTTTAATTAATTTTATGTTGGATCAACAAATTGAAGCGGGTTATGTGGAAATTATGCCCCCTGTGTTGGTGAATAGTGAAACTTTACAAGGTACAGGGCAGTTACCGAAGTTTGCGGAAGAAAGTTTTAAGTGTGATAAAGATGATTTATGGTTAACTCCCACCGCAGAAGTGCCTGTCACTAATTTCTATCGTCAGGAAATTCTTGAGGCAGAAATGTTACCTATTTATCATTGTGCTTTTACTCCTTGTTTTAGGCGAGAGGCTGGTAGTTATGGTCGAGATATGCGAGGATTAATCCGTTTGCATCAATTTCATAAGGTAGAATTGGTGAAAATTGTTCACCCTGATGTTAGTGTGGAAGAGCATGAAAAAATGGTCAAGGATGCGGAAAGAATTTTACAGGCTTTGAAACTGCCCTATCGAGTTTTAGAGTTATGTACAGGAGATATTGGTTTTAGTGCGGCGAAGTGTTATGACTTGGAGGTGTGGATGCCTTCAGCTAATACTTATAGGGAAATTTCTAGTTGCTCTAATTGTTTTGATTTTCAGGCGAGAAGGGCGGATATTCGCTTCAAGGAAAAAGGTAAAAAGGGAACAGAGTATGTACATACTCTCAATGGTTCTGGTTTGGCAGTGGGGCGCACTATGGCGGCAATTTTAGAAAACTATCAACTGCCTGATGGTAATGTCCGCATTCCAGAGGTTTTGCAACCTTATTTAAAGAGGGATTTGTTAATTGTTGAATAATTTGTCTTCAATTTGATAGAAATAATTATTTTTTAAGTGGTATGAAAAAATTAGTCGTTGCTACCAGTAATGCAGGCAAACTAAAGGAGATGGAAAAACATTTATCAGATTTTGGGGTGGAATTGGCTCTCAAACCCCCAGAATTTGATGTGGAAGAAACGGGGGTTACTTTTGGGGAAAATGCTCGTTTGAAGGCTTCACAGACTGCTAAAACCCTCGGAGAATGGTCGATCGCAGATGATTCAGGACTAGAAGTAATGGCGTTAAATGGACAACCGGGTATTTATTCGGCTCGTTATGGTAAAACCGATCAAGAGCGTATTGCAAGGCTATTGAGAGAGTTAGCACCCTTTGAAGATAGATCCGCTCAGTTTGTATGTGCGATCGCAGTTTCTAATCCTCAAGGGGAAATCGTCATTGAGACAGAGGGGGTTTGTTTGGGGCAAATATTGACAGAAATTCAAGGGGAAGGGGGTTTTGGTTATGATCCCGTGTTTTACGTGCCTGAAGTGGGTCAAACCTTTGCTCAAATGCCTTCTGAGTTGAAACAAAAATTAAGCCATCGTGGCAAAGCATTTGCTAATTTACAACCATTATTAAAATCTTTGATTGAATCAGAGGGAAAATAAAATGCAACCAGAAGTTATTGGCGTTGATTTAGGTGGTACTGCGATAAAATTAGGTCGCTTCACTCAAGATGGTAGTTGTTTGGAATCCGTTACCATTCCTACTCCCCAACCTGCCACTCCCAAAGCGGTAATAGATGCGATCGCATCTATGGTTAAACAATTAAATAGCCAAAACCAAGCCATAGCCATAGGTGTAGGAACTCCCGGACCTACTGATACTCAAGGCAGAATCGCCCTTGTTGCCATTAATTTAACAGGATGGGAAAATGTACCCCTAGCCGATGAATTAGAAGCAAAAACAGGCTTAAAAACCACCATTGCCAATGATGCCAACTGTGCCGGATTAGGGGAAGCGTGGTTAGGTGCAGGAAAAAATTATCATAACTCCATTCTCTTGACATTAGGTACAGGAGTTGGAGGAGCAATTATTATCAACGACAAACTATTTACAGGGCATTTAGGAGCGGCGGGAGAGCTAGGATTAATCACCCTTAATCCTGATGGCCCCCCCTGCAATAGTGGTAATCGAGGCTCATTAGAGCAGTATGTTTCAGCTACAGCAATCATTCGTGAAACAGGAAAAAACCCGGCAGAGTTAGCAACCCTTGCCGAACAAAACGACTCTACCGCCTTGATGTTTTGGCACAATTATGGGAAACAATTAGGGGCAGGATTAGCCAGTTTAATTTATATCCTTACTCCCGAAGTTGTTATTATTGGGGGAGGAGTTTCGGCTGGTGCAAAATACTTTCTCTCTTCCACACAAAAAGAAATCGAAAAAAGAGTCTTACCCAGTTCTCGTATTAACCTAAAAATAACAGTTGCTCAATTAGGAAATCAAGCGGGAATGGTGGGAGCGGCAAAATTAGCATGGGACAAAGGAAAAATTAAGAATTAAGAATTAAAAACTCCGAACACTTATTACTTATTTATTATTTATTACTCGTTACTCATTATTTATTTTCCCCTCTCAACCTCTCCCTCTATCCTCCAAACACCTTAACACCAATAGACAATTTTATATCTAACTCAGGTAAATGAAATCCCTAGAAATCATAAAAACTTTACTTCCTACCCTGAAACTAGCGGGGGAATATGCTTGTAATATTCAGTCTCAAATACAAACTCAACCAGAGAAAGACTATCAGAGAAAGACTATGGCGAGAACTTTTATGCTAATGCTTTAACAGATGCTGATTTAACCATTCAAACTGCTATTGAATTAGTTTTATTAGCAAAATTTCCTGAGTTGAAATTTTTTGGTGAGGAATATGCAAAATCCTACAATACTAAATATTTTCGAGGAACAAATTTAGAGGATGATGAGGAATTATTAATTACTTTAGATCCCATTGATGGCACTAGGGCTTATTTAGATAATTTATCTTGTTTTTCTATCATTTTAAATATTATTAAAAATAAACAATATGAGGCAGTATTTGTTTTACAACCTAAACGAAAACATTACTTTTATGCCCTAAAAGGAAAAGGTGCTTTTATTGGTGCTATTGATGATGATTTGGAGTTGGCAAAGCCTTTAAAATTAAAATCTCTAAATTCCAACAAAATTTATTTAAGTTTTGCTTTAACCTCTTTAAAGACGAAATTCGAGCCTATATTTGATACTTGGTGCAGTGCCACAGACTATAACCCTCCTGAAAATATACCTGATTATTTAGATTTAATTAACGGTGATTTAGCTGGTTTTGTTATTGATAAAGGTAATCTAATTGATAGTGCTAGTTTAGCTTTTGTGGCAAGGGAAGCAGGAGCGATCCCGAAGGGATCTGCTACGCAGCACGCATCTCATTTTGATGGTAGTGATTTTCAACCTTTTAGAAATATTAATCAGATGAAAATAGATGGTTTAGTAATAGCTTTTAATCGGGAAATTCATCAACAAATATTGGCAATAGTTAACCAATAATCTAACAAATGATTTAAAATTGCAATCAATCTTAAATTACCAACAGAAATTATGATCAGATTTTTTATCACTTTACTGATTTGCTTATCTCTATTTATTTCCCCTGTAATTGCCGAAGAAAATATTAATATACCCAC
This is a stretch of genomic DNA from Cyanobacterium aponinum PCC 10605. It encodes these proteins:
- the serS gene encoding serine--tRNA ligase codes for the protein MLDIKKIRENPQEVLDKLHKRSPNYELQSILDLDSKQRDIQNIRTELQARSNEIGKLIGQKMREGANPQSEEIITLKQEGNEVKAKLADLEPQERELKANIEALLLELPNLPSDSTPVGKDESQNVEVRRWGDEFIPENKDIIPHGDIGEKWGIINSERAVKVAQSRFIALIGAGAALERALINFMLDQQIEAGYVEIMPPVLVNSETLQGTGQLPKFAEESFKCDKDDLWLTPTAEVPVTNFYRQEILEAEMLPIYHCAFTPCFRREAGSYGRDMRGLIRLHQFHKVELVKIVHPDVSVEEHEKMVKDAERILQALKLPYRVLELCTGDIGFSAAKCYDLEVWMPSANTYREISSCSNCFDFQARRADIRFKEKGKKGTEYVHTLNGSGLAVGRTMAAILENYQLPDGNVRIPEVLQPYLKRDLLIVE
- the rdgB gene encoding RdgB/HAM1 family non-canonical purine NTP pyrophosphatase: MKKLVVATSNAGKLKEMEKHLSDFGVELALKPPEFDVEETGVTFGENARLKASQTAKTLGEWSIADDSGLEVMALNGQPGIYSARYGKTDQERIARLLRELAPFEDRSAQFVCAIAVSNPQGEIVIETEGVCLGQILTEIQGEGGFGYDPVFYVPEVGQTFAQMPSELKQKLSHRGKAFANLQPLLKSLIESEGK
- a CDS encoding ROK family protein, with product MQPEVIGVDLGGTAIKLGRFTQDGSCLESVTIPTPQPATPKAVIDAIASMVKQLNSQNQAIAIGVGTPGPTDTQGRIALVAINLTGWENVPLADELEAKTGLKTTIANDANCAGLGEAWLGAGKNYHNSILLTLGTGVGGAIIINDKLFTGHLGAAGELGLITLNPDGPPCNSGNRGSLEQYVSATAIIRETGKNPAELATLAEQNDSTALMFWHNYGKQLGAGLASLIYILTPEVVIIGGGVSAGAKYFLSSTQKEIEKRVLPSSRINLKITVAQLGNQAGMVGAAKLAWDKGKIKN
- a CDS encoding inositol monophosphatase family protein, with protein sequence MELVLLAKFPELKFFGEEYAKSYNTKYFRGTNLEDDEELLITLDPIDGTRAYLDNLSCFSIILNIIKNKQYEAVFVLQPKRKHYFYALKGKGAFIGAIDDDLELAKPLKLKSLNSNKIYLSFALTSLKTKFEPIFDTWCSATDYNPPENIPDYLDLINGDLAGFVIDKGNLIDSASLAFVAREAGAIPKGSATQHASHFDGSDFQPFRNINQMKIDGLVIAFNREIHQQILAIVNQ